A region of Acidobacteriota bacterium DNA encodes the following proteins:
- a CDS encoding VWA domain-containing protein gives MGQRYLLLAWLSIGLLIASAAAASAQNAQSDVTIVHITVNMVQLDVAVTDNKGRYVTGLGPENFEVFEDGIREKIAAFGEENGVPRSVHYSGPGGKVLQLGKYVVDGAPGSNSIIPSSAGASVFVLFDTSNYMYRGFALARDAIVQFVRSLDRSDRVAFYSYSRDFFRASPLSEKPAQVLEAVRTTVAGDDAALYNALLWTLKDADKFSGRRVVVVFSNGPDDASMVSPEDVRELAQSEGIPIYMISTRQAERDPLSTAVFKRISTSTGGKAYFAGHWQDQEKAFASIRADLAHLYTISYYPATNPNTGWRKITVEVKGKKPKNYNIRTRTGYRPRVLPETTETMPINTAPPPKGMDRK, from the coding sequence ATGGGACAACGATATCTTCTGCTCGCGTGGTTATCCATTGGTTTACTCATCGCCTCAGCTGCCGCGGCGTCAGCACAGAACGCACAGTCTGATGTAACGATCGTCCACATCACCGTCAATATGGTCCAGTTGGACGTGGCAGTCACAGATAATAAAGGCAGGTATGTGACCGGCCTGGGCCCCGAAAACTTCGAGGTTTTCGAGGACGGAATCCGGGAAAAGATCGCGGCCTTTGGGGAAGAGAATGGCGTTCCGCGTAGCGTTCATTACTCAGGACCTGGCGGAAAGGTGCTTCAATTGGGAAAGTACGTCGTTGACGGTGCGCCGGGGTCCAATTCAATTATTCCGTCTTCGGCAGGCGCGAGCGTCTTTGTCCTTTTCGACACCAGCAATTATATGTACCGGGGGTTTGCCCTGGCACGGGATGCCATCGTGCAATTTGTCCGGTCTCTTGACCGCTCGGACCGCGTGGCCTTCTATTCTTACAGCCGCGACTTTTTCCGTGCATCCCCGCTCAGCGAAAAGCCTGCACAGGTTCTGGAAGCTGTCCGCACCACTGTCGCCGGAGACGATGCGGCGCTATACAACGCACTCTTATGGACCCTGAAAGACGCCGACAAATTTTCAGGTCGAAGGGTGGTAGTGGTTTTCTCTAATGGACCCGATGACGCCAGCATGGTCTCGCCCGAAGATGTCCGGGAGCTCGCTCAATCCGAGGGAATTCCCATCTATATGATCAGCACCCGGCAAGCCGAACGTGATCCGCTCTCGACGGCTGTCTTCAAACGCATCAGCACGAGCACGGGCGGCAAGGCATACTTTGCCGGGCACTGGCAGGACCAGGAAAAGGCATTCGCATCTATCCGTGCAGACCTGGCTCACCTTTATACCATCAGCTACTATCCGGCCACGAACCCCAATACCGGTTGGCGCAAAATTACGGTGGAAGTGAAAGGCAAGAAGCCGAAAAACTATAACATTCGGACGCGAACCGGATACAGGCCGAGGGTGCTTCCAGAGACGACCGAGACAATGCCCATAAACACCGCTCCGCCTCCCAAGGGGATGGACAGGAAGTAA